A single window of Nicotiana sylvestris chromosome 3, ASM39365v2, whole genome shotgun sequence DNA harbors:
- the LOC104211279 gene encoding thioredoxin-like 2-1, chloroplastic isoform X2, whose translation MQGYSVFSLKVCPFPLFSLPSNSLPFKLNSWKTRVHSSHVGIPSDYAPNKRLLLFKVRATAAETDQPKWWEKNASNMVDIHSTQEFLDALSQAGDRLVIVDFYGTWCASCRALFPKVCMIAEKHPEILFLKVNFDENKSLCKSLNVKVLPYFHFYRGVDGLLDSFSCSLAKKLKDAIANYNPAHAKESSLKGTDDGKSVLP comes from the exons ATGCAAGGCTACTCTGTATTTTCACTTAAAGTTTGTCCCTTTCCCCTCTTTTCTCTTCCTTCAAATTCACTGCCCTTTAAATTGAACTCATGGAAAACAAGGGTTCACTCTTCCCATGTTGGAATTCCTTCTGATTATGCCCCCAACAAACGTTTGCTTCTTTTCAAG GTACGTGCAACTGCTGCTGAAACTGATCAACCAAAATGGTGGGAAAAGAATGCCTCAAATATGGTTGACATCCATTCAACTCAAGAATTTTTAGATGCCTTAAGTCAAGCTGGAGATAGATTAGTCATTGTTGACTTTTATGGCACATGGTGTGCTTCTTGTCGCGCATTGTTCCCCAAG GTCTGCATGATTGCCGAAAAACACCCAGAAATCCTTTTCCTTAAGGTGAACTTTGATGAGAACAAGTCCTTGTGCAAAAGCTTAAATGTAAAAGTCCTCCCATATTTCCACTTCTATAGAGGAGTTGACGGCCTGTTGGATTCCTTTTCTTGCTCTCTCGCAAAG AAATTAAAGGATGCTATTGCAAATTATAATCCAGCTCATGCAAAAGAGAGTTCCCTGAAAGGAACTGATGATGGGAAGTCTGTGCTTCCTTGA
- the LOC104211279 gene encoding thioredoxin-like 2-1, chloroplastic isoform X1: protein MQGYSVFSLKVCPFPLFSLPSNSLPFKLNSWKTRVHSSHVGIPSDYAPNKRLLLFKVRATAAETDQPKWWEKNASNMVDIHSTQEFLDALSQAGDRLVIVDFYGTWCASCRALFPKVCMIAEKHPEILFLKVNFDENKSLCKSLNVKVLPYFHFYRGVDGLLDSFSCSLAKLQKLKDAIANYNPAHAKESSLKGTDDGKSVLP, encoded by the exons ATGCAAGGCTACTCTGTATTTTCACTTAAAGTTTGTCCCTTTCCCCTCTTTTCTCTTCCTTCAAATTCACTGCCCTTTAAATTGAACTCATGGAAAACAAGGGTTCACTCTTCCCATGTTGGAATTCCTTCTGATTATGCCCCCAACAAACGTTTGCTTCTTTTCAAG GTACGTGCAACTGCTGCTGAAACTGATCAACCAAAATGGTGGGAAAAGAATGCCTCAAATATGGTTGACATCCATTCAACTCAAGAATTTTTAGATGCCTTAAGTCAAGCTGGAGATAGATTAGTCATTGTTGACTTTTATGGCACATGGTGTGCTTCTTGTCGCGCATTGTTCCCCAAG GTCTGCATGATTGCCGAAAAACACCCAGAAATCCTTTTCCTTAAGGTGAACTTTGATGAGAACAAGTCCTTGTGCAAAAGCTTAAATGTAAAAGTCCTCCCATATTTCCACTTCTATAGAGGAGTTGACGGCCTGTTGGATTCCTTTTCTTGCTCTCTCGCAAAG CTCCAGAAATTAAAGGATGCTATTGCAAATTATAATCCAGCTCATGCAAAAGAGAGTTCCCTGAAAGGAACTGATGATGGGAAGTCTGTGCTTCCTTGA